A DNA window from Trichomycterus rosablanca isolate fTriRos1 chromosome 11, fTriRos1.hap1, whole genome shotgun sequence contains the following coding sequences:
- the si:cabz01090165.1 gene encoding leucine-rich repeat and fibronectin type III domain-containing protein 1-like protein: protein MERVLLCLSLLALPVTSMLCPKRCTCQNLLPSYTVLCAKTGLLFVPPNIDRQTAELRLMDNFITTLRHRDFTNMSSLIHLTLSRNTISLILPYAFADLQELHALHLDGNRLTSLDDTHLQGLVNLRHLILANNQLQHISNGAFQDFLETLEDLDLSYNNLINVPWDTISLLVSVNTLSLDHNLIEFVPEGIFSNLHKLARLDMTSNKLKKIPLDPLFQRIPVYAKIKGSPLTALVLSFGGNPLHCNCELVWLRRLTREDDLETCASPKELAGKYFWTIREEEFVCEPPMITRHTSKMFVMEGQEVSLRCRSVGDPEPSTHWVSPDGKLIANTSRTTSFENGSLDILTATVKDSGVFTCIASNAAGEATAPVELVVNPSPHYDPKLEPEPGPSDMPTSIKSNSSGGQNRVEQRVSVTEVTATSATIRWPSQSHIPGVRMYQIQYNSSTDDILIYRMIPASFKLFQLSDLASTRDYELCVLAVYDDGITSLTATRLVGCISFSTERDFHHCRSLHDQFLGGTMIIVIGGIIVASVLVFIFILLMKYKLHSQHYKQKAERVSNVCSQTNGGQQGSAAGPQPPRSSSYSASTSKSSIPLSQERPEGYGAQEGGYGTLKGTTVVDLNPEYGKSVKEEDSISQ from the exons ATGGAACGAGTGCTCTTGTGCCTGTCTCTGTTGGCACTGCCTGTCACTTCGATGCTGTGCCCAAAGCGTTGCACCTGTCAGAATCTCCTCCCCTCTTACACGGTGCTGTGCGCCAAGACGGGCCTGTTGTTCGTGCCGCCCAACATCGACCGGCAGACGGCCGAGCTTCGACTCATGGACAACTTCATCACTACGCTCCGGCACCGGGACTTCACCAACATGAGCAGCCTCATCCATCTGACACTGTCACGCAACACTATAAGTCTGATCCTGCCCTACGCCTTCGCTGACCTTCAGGAGCTCCATGCTCTTCATCTGGATGGAAACCGCCTCACGTCGCTGGATGACACCCATCTCCAAGGTCTGGTTAACCTGCGCCACTTGATTTTAGCCAATAACCAGTTGCAGCATATTTCCAATGGAGCATTCCAGGACTTTTTAGAAACCCTCGAGGACCTGGACCTCTCATACAACAACTTAATAAACGTACCATGGGATACTATTTCACTTCTTGTCAGCGTCAATACACTCAGCTTGGATCATAACCTTATTGAGTTTGTACCTGAGGGCATTTTCTCCAACCTACACAAGCTAGCTAGACTGGATATGACCTCCAACAAGCTGAAAAAGATTCCTCTGGATCCGTTGTTCCAGCGCATTCCGGTTTACGCCAAAATAAAAGGCTCGCCACTTACAGCACTGGTGCTGAGCTTCGGTGGAAACCCTTTGCACTGCAACTGCGAGTTGGTATGGCTACGCCGACTGACACGCGAGGATGACCTTGAAACCTGCGCCTCTCCCAAAGAATTAGCCGGGAAATACTTCTGGACTATCCGCGAGGAGGAGTTTGTCTGTGAGCCGCCTATGATCACGCGCCACACTTCAAAAATGTTCGTTATGGAGGGTCAAGAGGTGAGCCTGAGATGCAGATCAGTGGGAGATCCTGAGCCCAGTACGCACTGGGTGAGTCCGGATGGCAAGCTGATAGCCAACACATCTCGAACCACCTCCTTTGAGAATGGATCTCTGGACATCTTGACCGCCACAGTGAAGGATTCAGGTGTATTTACCTGCATAGCATCCAATGCTGCTGGAGAAGCCACAGCCCCAGTGGAACTAGTGGTGAACCCCTCGCCTCATTATGACCCCAAACTAGAACCAGAACCAGGGCCCTCAGATATGCCCACCTCTATAAAGTCAAACAGCAGCGGGGGGCAGAACAGAGTGGAACAACGGGTGAGTGTGACTGAGGTAACAGCCACGTCAGCCACCATCCGCTGGCCATCACAAAGCCATATTCCTGGAGTTCGGATGTACCAGATCCAGTATAACAGCTCCACAGATGATATTCTCATTTACAG GATGATCCCGGCCTCGTTCAAGCTCTTCCAGCTGAGCGACCTGGCTTCCACGCGGGACTACGAGCTCTGCGTCCTGGCCGTCTACGACGACGGCATCACGTCTCTCACGGCCACGCGGCTCGTCGGCTGCATCTCCTTCAGCACGGAGCGTGACTTTCACCACTGCCGCTCGCTTCACGACCAGTTCCTGGGCGGCACCATGATCATCGTCATCGGCGGCATCATCGTAGCCTCCGTGCTCGTCTTCATCTTCATCCTGTTGATGAAATATAAGCTGCACAGCCAGCACTACAAGCAGAAGGCCGAACGGGTCAGCAACGTCTGCTCGCAGACCAATGGAGGCCAGCAGGGATCGGCGGCAGGACCTCAACCACCTAGATCCTCCTCTTACTCGGCCTCGACGAGTAAATCGTCCATTCCTCTGAGTCAGGAGAGGCCAGAGGGTTACGGGGCGCAGGAGGGAGGCTATGGCACACTCAAAGGCACCACAGTGGTGGACTTGAATCCGGAATACGGCAAGTCAGTAAAGGAAGAGGACTCCATATCACAATAA